From a single Papaver somniferum cultivar HN1 unplaced genomic scaffold, ASM357369v1 unplaced-scaffold_19, whole genome shotgun sequence genomic region:
- the LOC113338728 gene encoding pyridoxal 5'-phosphate synthase subunit PDX1.3 — protein sequence MAGSGVVTVYGNGAITEAKTSPFSVKVGLAQMLRGGVIMDVVNAEQARIAEEAGACAVMALERVPADIRAQGGVARMSDPQMIKEIKQAVTIPVMAKARIGHFVEAQILEAIGVDYIDESEVLTLADEEHHINKHNFRIPFVCGCRNLGEALRRIREGAAMIRTKGEAGTGNVVEAVRHVRSVMGDIRLLRNMDDDEVFSFAKKIAAPYDLVMQTKQLGRLPVVQFAAGGVATPADAALMMQLGCDGVFVGSGVFKSGDPARRARAIVQAVTHYSDPDILADVSSGLGEAMVGINLNDSKVERFAARSE from the coding sequence ATGGCAGGAAGTGGTGTAGTAACAGTATATGGAAATGGAGCAATAACAGAGGCAAAAACCTCACCATTCTCTGTTAAAGTAGGATTAGCACAGATGCTTAGAGGAGGAGTAATCATGGATGTTGTTAATGCAGAACAAGCCAGAATCGCTGAAGAAGCAGGTGCTTGTGCTGTCATGGCATTAGAACGTGTACCAGCAGATATTCGTGCTCAAGGTGGTGTTGCTCGTATGAGTGATCCACAGATGATTAAAGAAATCAAACAGGCTGTTACTATTCCTGTCATGGCTAAAGCTCGAATTGGTCATTTTGTTGAAGCTCAGATTCTTGAAGCGATTGGTGTTGATTATATCGATGAGAGTGAGGTTTTGACCCTTGCTGATGAAGAACATCATATTAATAAGCATAATTTCAGGATTCCATTTGTTTGTGGTTGTCGTAATCTTGGAGAAGCCCTAAGGAGGATTCGAGAAGGTGCGGCCATGATTCGAACAAAAGGTGAAGCTGGAACTGGTAATGTTGTGGAAGCTGTTAGGCATGTGAGGTCTGTCATGGGTGATATTAGACTTCTTCGTAATATGGATGATGATGAGGTGTTTTCATTTGCAAAGAAAATTGCTGCTCCTTATGATTTAGTTATGCAGACTAAACAACTTGGTAGACTTCCTGTGGTTCAATTTGCTGCTGGTGGTGTTGCTACTCCTGCTGATGCTGCTTTGATGATGCAATTGGGCTGTGACGGTGTTTTTGTTGGTTCTGGTGTCTTTAAGAGTGGTGATCCTGCTCGACGTGCGAGGGCTATTGTGCAAGCTGTGACTCATTACAGCGATCCTGATATTCTTGCTGATGTTAGCTCTGGCTTGGGTGAAGCTATGGTTGGTATTAACCTTAATGATAGTAAGGTTGAAAGATTTGCTGCTCGGTCTGAATGA